One genomic window of Pocillopora verrucosa isolate sample1 chromosome 8, ASM3666991v2, whole genome shotgun sequence includes the following:
- the LOC131789341 gene encoding substance-K receptor-like has translation MSESVTNIAINAVLFTLISVNIAGNSVVCLIIKRNLHMRTLISYLLVNLAIADMIFAIFIAPSVLLRLTSFHPEGVIAAGLCKFVTGGNVGWIGAVSSIFSLIAIAVERYYSVIYPFRWNLTKPKLKVIVLVSWIFSVAFNIPMFLTATFDNKKQFCVWNWPQKWMSKAYSVAWLLVVVLPLIVMAGLYCNVVSTLWFKPLSRQQRGVNRVRKRVTLMVMIVTVIFGICYGFMSVIYVLRKFASYNIGPVLVSVSFVMVLFNSAVNPFVYALLNRQFREKIKEMMSFSKSSRNRVNQTIEIASVA, from the exons ATGAGTGAATCAGTGACTAACATTGCCATAAACGCGGTACTTTTCACACTCATTTCCGTAAACATCGCAGGAAATTCTGTTGTGTGTTTGATCATTAAGAGAAACCTACACATGAG GACTCTCATAAGCTATCTACTCGTGAACCTGGCAATTGCAGACATGATATTCGCCATTTTCATCGCACCTTCCGTTCTTCTCAGACTTACTTCCTTCCACCCAGAAGGAGTGATTGCTGCAGGTTTATGCAAATTCGTAACAGGTGGAAACGTCGGGTGGATTGGAGCAGTTTCTTCAATATTCAGTTTGATCGCAATTGCTGTTGAACGATATTATTCAGTGATTTATCCTTTTAGGTGGAACTTGACGAAGCCTAAGTTGAAG GTGATCGTCCTGGTTTCTTGGATCTTCTCAGTTGCATTCAATATTCCCATGTTTCTCACTGCAACCTTCGACAACAAAAAGCAGTTCTGCGTATGGAATTGGCCACAGAAGTGGATGTCAAAGGCTTACAGTGTGGCTTGGTTACTTGTGGTTGTCCTTCCTCTGATTGTCATGGCCGGGTTATACTGCAATGTTGTAAGCACTTTGTGGTTCAAACCTCTTTCTCGTCAACAGAGG GGTGTTAACAGAGTGCGGAAACGAGTAACTTTGATGGTCATGATTGTCACTGTCATTTTTGGGATCTGCTATGGATTCATGTCAGTCATCTACGTTTTAAGGAAATTTGCATCCTACAACATTGGCCCTGTCTTAGTCTCCGTTTCTTTCGTAATGGTGTTGTTCAACTCTGCTGTCAATCCGTTTGTGTATGCATTGTTAAACAGACAGTTCAGagagaaaattaaggaaatgatgtCCTTCTCCAAATCCTCGAGAAACCGGGTCAACCAAACTATAGAAATTGCTTCAGTGGCATAA
- the LOC131791190 gene encoding pyroglutamylated RF-amide peptide receptor isoform X2 — MSESANIAISTVLFTLIIVDVAGNSIVCLIIKRNRDMRNIVNYLLVNLAVGDIIFAIFIAPAVLLRLITSFHPEGMTATGLCKFVTGGNVAWIGAVSSIFSLVAIAIERYYAVMHPFSNRRNFTKLKFKVIVLVSWIFSVAFNTPMFLIATFDDKKQFCVWNWPQEWMSKVYSVAWLLVVVLPLIVMAGLYSRVARTLWFKHHSIHLSREQRGVIRVRKRVTLMVMSVTAIFGICYGFMSVIYVLRKFTSYNISPVLVSVSFIMVLCNSAVNPFVYALLNSQFREKTKEMMCFSDCSGSKVEETTEFASLA; from the exons ATGAGTGAATCAGCTAACATTGCCATAAGCACAGTACTCTTCACACTAATTATCGTAGACGTCGCGGGAAATTCTATTGTCTGCTTGATCATAAAGAGAAACCGAGACATGAG AAATATCGTAAATTATCTACTCGTGAACTTGGCAGTTGGAGACATAATATTTGCCATATTTATTGCCCCCGCGGTTCTTCTCAGACTAATTACTTCCTTCCACCCAGAAGGCATGACTGCTACAGGTCTGTGCAAATTTGTGACAGGCGGCAATGTTGCGTGGATTGGAGCGGTTTCCTCCATTTTCAGTCTGGTTGCAATTGCTATTGAGCGGTATTACGCTGTGATGCATCCCTTTAGTAACAGGAGAAATTTTACTAAGCTTAAGTTCAAG GTGATCGTCCTGGTTTCTTGGATCTTCTCAGTTGCATTCAATACTCCCATGTTTCTCATTGCAACCTTCGACGACAAAAAGCAGTTCTGCGTATGGAATTGGCCACAGGAGTGGATGTCAAAGGTTTATAGTGTGGCTTGGTTGCTTGTGGTTGTCCTTCCTCTGATCGTCATGGCCGGGTTATACTCCCGTGTTGCAAGAACTTTATGGTTTAAGCACCACAGCATTCACCTTTCTCGTGAACAGCGG ggtGTTATCCGAGTGCGGAAACGTGTCACTTTAATGGTCATGTCTGTCACTGCCATTTTTGGGATCTGCTATGGATTCATGTCAGTTATTTACGTTTTAAGGAAATTTACATCCTACAACATTAGCCCTGTCTTAGTCTCCGTTTCTTTCATAATGGTGTTGTGCAACTCTGCTGTCAATCCGTTTGTGTATGCATTGTTAAACAGTCAGTTCAGAGAGAAGACTAAAGAAATGATGTGCTTCTCCGACTGCTCAGGAAGCAAGGTCGAGGAGACCACAGAGTTTGCGTCTTTGGCATGA
- the LOC131791190 gene encoding pyroglutamylated RF-amide peptide receptor isoform X1 has translation MSESANIAISTVLFTLIIVDVAGNSIVCLIIKRNRDMRNIVNYLLVNLAVGDIIFAIFIAPAVLLRLITSFHPEGMTATGLCKFVTGGNVAWIGAVSSIFSLVAIAIERYYAVMHPFSNRRNFTKLKFKFQVIVLVSWIFSVAFNTPMFLIATFDDKKQFCVWNWPQEWMSKVYSVAWLLVVVLPLIVMAGLYSRVARTLWFKHHSIHLSREQRGVIRVRKRVTLMVMSVTAIFGICYGFMSVIYVLRKFTSYNISPVLVSVSFIMVLCNSAVNPFVYALLNSQFREKTKEMMCFSDCSGSKVEETTEFASLA, from the exons ATGAGTGAATCAGCTAACATTGCCATAAGCACAGTACTCTTCACACTAATTATCGTAGACGTCGCGGGAAATTCTATTGTCTGCTTGATCATAAAGAGAAACCGAGACATGAG AAATATCGTAAATTATCTACTCGTGAACTTGGCAGTTGGAGACATAATATTTGCCATATTTATTGCCCCCGCGGTTCTTCTCAGACTAATTACTTCCTTCCACCCAGAAGGCATGACTGCTACAGGTCTGTGCAAATTTGTGACAGGCGGCAATGTTGCGTGGATTGGAGCGGTTTCCTCCATTTTCAGTCTGGTTGCAATTGCTATTGAGCGGTATTACGCTGTGATGCATCCCTTTAGTAACAGGAGAAATTTTACTAAGCTTAAGTTCAAG TTTCAGGTGATCGTCCTGGTTTCTTGGATCTTCTCAGTTGCATTCAATACTCCCATGTTTCTCATTGCAACCTTCGACGACAAAAAGCAGTTCTGCGTATGGAATTGGCCACAGGAGTGGATGTCAAAGGTTTATAGTGTGGCTTGGTTGCTTGTGGTTGTCCTTCCTCTGATCGTCATGGCCGGGTTATACTCCCGTGTTGCAAGAACTTTATGGTTTAAGCACCACAGCATTCACCTTTCTCGTGAACAGCGG ggtGTTATCCGAGTGCGGAAACGTGTCACTTTAATGGTCATGTCTGTCACTGCCATTTTTGGGATCTGCTATGGATTCATGTCAGTTATTTACGTTTTAAGGAAATTTACATCCTACAACATTAGCCCTGTCTTAGTCTCCGTTTCTTTCATAATGGTGTTGTGCAACTCTGCTGTCAATCCGTTTGTGTATGCATTGTTAAACAGTCAGTTCAGAGAGAAGACTAAAGAAATGATGTGCTTCTCCGACTGCTCAGGAAGCAAGGTCGAGGAGACCACAGAGTTTGCGTCTTTGGCATGA
- the LOC131790402 gene encoding histamine H2 receptor-like, with translation MEVYNTSCSDQDFREYQFIRKSPRHWYVFLCVVNVVFSISATVENSIILLALFQCRTISSSSKALFYSLALSDFGVGMVAQPLQVATALGALHGNLELFCSIQPFYAVVAYFFCAVSFSTTTAISIERYLALRLRIRYGLITTVKKVTLVVVLLWICSSIWAVSRMWNIRINKISAIILGFSSIVITSSCYFRIYQTLRASKTRVTNEAATRQPRKTFNMILYRKSVNSMLTVFGFLVACYTPYFCAIVGVALLGYSSPVVLSTNLTSFVIFLNSSINPFVYCWRIREIRSKVMLMMRKLPVH, from the coding sequence ATGGAAGTATACAATACTTCTTGCTCTGATCAAGATTTTCGTGAGTACCAGTTTATACGCAAATCGCCTCGTCACTGGTACGTGTTCTTGTGCGTTGTGAATgtggttttttcaatttctgcaaCTGTTGAAAATTCGATAATTTTACTCGCCCTCTTCCAGTGCCGCACGATTTCTTCGTCGTCCAAAGCTCTTTTTTACAGCTTAGCTCTGTCTGATTTTGGAGTTGGTATGGTCGCTCAACCGTTACAAGTTGCCACAGCTTTGGGGGCTCTCCACGGTAATCTTGAATTGTTTTGTTCGATTCAGCCGTTTTATGCTGTAGTGGCTTACTTCTTCTGTGCCGTGTCTTTTTCAACCACGACAGCAATAAGCATTGAAAGATATCTGGCGTTGAGACTCAGAATACGATACGGACTGATTACAACCGTGAAAAAAGTCACTTTGGTTGTAGTACTTCTGTGGATTTGCAGCTCTATCTGGGCAGTCTCCCGAATGTGGAATATTCGAATCAATAAAATTAGTGCCATTATTCTTGGCTTTTCCTCCATTGTCATAACGTCTTCGTGCTATTTTAGAATATATCAAACTCTGAGGGCTTCAAAGACAAGAGTAACAAACGAGGCTGCCACAAGGCAACCTCGAAAGACTTTTAACATGATTCTGTACCGTAAATCTGTAAACAGTATGCTGACAGTTTTCGGATTTCTTGTAGCATGTTACACTCCTTATTTCTGTGCCATAGTTGGGGTAGCATTGTTGGGATATAGCTCCCCAGTAGTGTTATCAACAAATCTAAcatcttttgtaatttttcttaattcttctaTAAATCCTTTCGTCTACTGTTGGCGAATTAGAGAAATCCGTTCTAAAGTGATGTTAATGATGAGAAAATTGCCCGTACACTAA
- the LOC136282855 gene encoding uncharacterized protein, whose protein sequence is MCSLFRQVDEQGSDSDIPATCAVTVGDETLPEGFTSKRQSLFVPQEDCEESDESSSLDNESQVQLNRFLHLRDVSPVRHTLSVPWNTAHERTKRRYLRKAQQCISAMLDVLAPENSQELWTELCDRYAVCNESQVVVEGRSEKETDLLNAFAESYLNAQHWSTRRQIHSLMADKLSLKEMREFIPTVTSYRYNIARRHRLIHGRAAPLPNQEKRRMRIEPVKLEHFVSFITSPHVIQDVPFGKKLLKLSTGEIIKTPNVIRTMIPERIVQQYQQYCCETNFEPMSKRTLQRVLAVCSSSVRKSLQGLDNFSASGVEAFDALEKLVDKLVDCGKTQQWAREIKQQLRLSKQYLKGDYKVHAVEACEVPDHCRIFALSDPSNAEFRGSCDHLHNESCEQCYDLQEVLCTIEDECSSALSSAEDQADMLHTIKQARDDIISWKAHQLRSVHQAEAKHSVLAKLDSRSVLLVQDWAMKYMPRKYREAQSDWFAKRGLPWHISVAIRRSEDSEHFESQTLVHVFQSCAQDSVTVALIMLDCLTTLKKEIPELEMAYYKQDNAGCYHSGNSIISAKLAGDAVGVAVVRNDFSDPQGGKGVCDRKAATIKGDVGRYVNEGNDVINALQFKTAIESGQGTTGVKASYVTAKPSCTFNIKWDGISLLNNFEYDESGVRVWRAFNVGSGKVVPWAKFEGVMKQPEKLEILDPLSPNPSGSPTFKIVGHRHIKKSSVKTDFSTESENQDRRCIGEYKPDDMLFPCPEEGCVKAYSRFANLQTHLDTGKHQMMLEQETLYDKAKREYSSKLTEGRSRIPSVQIAAQSKRDGLPPLPMGWALKKIKKKVRFTKEQTEFLTDQFQKGEYSGRKSDPQEVSKTMSLARDQAGERRFQPYEVLTSQQISGFFSRLSGKKRLEVTAADNEAKASEVSEVDMGSVDEDEISAEAEKHLSAVCANVMRDVAIQHPIVSFDLNICELVQKRTITTLRVDRLRDTCVDLGLDISDISPQKRKKPFIARLTQLVQECTCSSK, encoded by the exons ATGTGTTCACTTTTTCGTCAGGTTGATGAACAAGGGAGTGACTCTGATATTCCTGCCACTTGTGCTGTCACTGTTGGTGATGAAACATTACCAGAAGGTTTCACATCCAAACGGCAGAGCCTATTTGTTCCGCAAGAAGATTGCGAAGAGAGTGATGAAAGCTCGAGTCTAGACAACGAGTCCCAGGTGCAGCTAAATCGCTTCTTACACCTTCGAGACGTCAGTCCAGTACGTCACACGTTATCAGTGCCGTGGAATACAGCGCACGAGCGTACTAAACGTAGATACCTACGGAAAGCTCAACAATGTATTTCTGCAATGCTGGATGTCCTGGCACCTGAAAATTCGCAAGAACTGTGGACGGAGCTTTGTGATCGTTACGCTGTATGTAACGAGAGTCAGGTTGTGGTCGAGGGCAGAAGTGAAAAAGAGACGGACCTTCTTAATGCATTTGCTGAAAGCTACTTGAACGCACAACATTGGAGCACCAGACGGCAAATACATTCTTTGATGGCAGACAAGTTATCCCTTAAGGAGATGAGGGAGTTTATTCCAACCGTTACTAGCTATCGCTACAACATTGCCCGACGCCACAGGCTGATACATGGAAGAGCTGCTCCTCTTCCAAACcaggagaaaaggagaatgaGAATTGAACCTGTAAAAttagaacattttgtttcttttataaCAAGTCCACACGTTATTCAAGATGTTCCTTTCGGGAAAAAACTTCTGAAATTGTCGACTGGCGAGATCATAAAAACACCCAATGTTATCAGAACAATGATACCAGAGCGTATTGTTCAGCAGTATCAACAATACTGCTGTGAAACCAACTTTGAGCCTATGAGTAAGAGAACGCTACAGAGAGTTTTGGCCGTGTGTTCTTCATCTGTTCGGAAGTCTCTGCAAGGACTTGATAACTTTTCAGCATCAGGGGTGGAAGCATTTGATGCTTTAGAAAAACTCGTAGATAAGCTTGTTGACTGTGGCAAGACTCAGCAATGGGCGAGGGAAATTAAGCAGCAACTTCGTTTGTCGAAGCAGTACCTAAAGGGCGACTACAAA gtacatGCAGTGGAGGCCTGTGAGGTTCCCGATCATTGTCGAATTTTCGCGCTAAGTGACCCAAGCAATGCTGAATTTCGGGGCTCCTGCGACCATCTCCACAATGAGTCATGTGAACAGTGTTATGACTTACAAGAAGTATTGTGTACCATAGAAGATGAGTGTTCAAGTGCGCTCTCGTCAGCAGAAGATCAAGCTGACATGCTGCATACCATTAAACAGGCAAGGGATGATATCATCAGCTGGAAAGCCCATCAGCTACGTTCAGTCCACCAAGCTGAGGCAAAGCATTCAGTTTTAGCCAAACTCGACAGCCGATCGGTGCTGTTAGTCCAGGACTGGGCAATGAAATATATGCCCCGAAAATATCGAGAGGCACAGTCAGATTGGTTTGCGAAGCGAGGATTGCCATGGCACATTAGCGTTGCCATAAGACGGTCAGAGGATTCTGAGCACTTTGAATCGCAAACACTTGTTCACGTATTCCAAAGCTGCGCCCAAGACAGTGTGACTGTGGCTTTGATAATGCTTGACTGCCTCACtaccctgaaaaaggaaattccagagCTGGAAATGGCTTATTACAAACAAGATAACGCTGGCTGTTATCACAGCGGAAATTCAATCATCTCAGCTAAGCTGGCCGGTGATGCCGTGGgagtggctgttgtaagaaacgACTTTTCGGACCCTCAAGGTGGAAAGGGGGTATGTGATCGCAAAGCGGCAACAATCAAGGGAGACGTTGGAAGGTACGTAAACGAAGGCAATGATGTCATCAACGCtctacagttcaaaacagccattgaaTCTGGCCAAGGAACCACAGGAGTGAAAGCAAGTTATGTTACTGCCAAACCGTCATGCACCTTTAATATCAAATGGGATGGCATAAGCTTACTCAACAATTTTGAGTACGATGAAAGTGGCGTACGAGTGTGGAGAGCATTCAATGTGGGTTCCGGTAAAGTAGTGCCATGGGCCAAGTTCGAAGGAGTCATGAAGCAGcccgaaaaattggaaatcctaGACCCGCTATCGCCAAATCCAAGTGGTTCACCGACGTTCAAGATTGTGGGACACCGACATATTAAGAAAAGCTCTGTCAAAACAGATTTCTCAACTGAAAGCGAAAACCAAGATCGACGCTGTATTGGGGAATATAAGCCAGATGACATGCTTTTCCCGTGTCCAGAAGAAGGATGTGTAAAAGCATACAGTCGCTTTGCAAACCTCCAGACACACCTagatactggaaaacaccaaatGATGCTCGAACAGGAAACTCTCTACgataaagctaaaagagaatattcttccaAGCTGACGGAGGGACGCAGTCGAATACCAAGCGTTCAAATTGCTGCACAATCAAAGCGTGACGGCTTGCCTCCTCTTCCAATGGGTTGGGCCctgaagaaaattaagaaaaaggtgcgTTTTACAAAGGAACAGACCGAATTCTTAACTGACCAATTTCAAAAAGGGGAGTATAGTGGACGGAAAAGCGATCCACAGGAAGTTTCGAAAACCATGAGCCTAGCAAGAGACCAAGCGGGGGAACGCCGATTTCAACCTTATGAAGTCCTTACGTCGCAGCAGATTAGTGGCTTCTTCAGCCGTCTTTCAGGAAAGAAGCGATTAGAAGTTACAGCCGCCGATAACGAAGCAAAAGCTAGTGAAGTCTCAGAAGTGGATATGGGGAGCGTCGACGAGGACGAAATCTCCGCCGAAGCTGAGAAGCATCTATCTGCAGTGTGTGCAAATGTGATGAGAGATGTGGCTATTCAGCATCCGATTGTATCTTTCGATCTTAACATCTGCGAACTTGTACAAAAACGTACAATCACAACTTTAAGAGTGGATAGGCTAAGAGACACGTGCGTCGACCTTGGGCTGGATATTTCTGACATTTCAcctcaaaagaggaaaaagccaTTCATCGCACGACTCACACAATTAGTCCAAGAGTGTACCTGCTCTTCCAAGTAA
- the LOC131789361 gene encoding uncharacterized protein has product MNSKTEQLWEALLVSAVIANIYMEEFEEHAITNATCKPKIWKRYVDDTFPVSDRDHVDDFLQHLNCQQSTIRFTMEIKKDNTIPFLDITVTRDSNGLVTTTVYRKPTHINQYIAYDSHHPQSVKRATVKCLYDRAKRLTTKASVISEKKRHLSSVLISNGYPSSFVRKLVKTARVTASKEPAQEFESIAVLPNINGVSEVFRRCLQHQGNKRRRCRLQDPMRMRQCVYR; this is encoded by the coding sequence ATGAACAGCAAGACGGAACAGCTATGGGAAGCCCTGCTTGTTTCCGCAGTAATAGCTAACATCTACATGGAAGAATTTGAGGAACATGCGATAACAAATGCGACTTGCAAACCTAAgatctggaaacgatatgtagATGACACTTTCCCAGTCTCAGACCGGGACCATGTCGACGACTTTTTACAACATCTAAACTGTCAACAGTCTACTATTCGTTTTACCATGGAAATCAAGAAAGATAACACCATTCCTTTTCTCGACATAACAGTTACAAGGGACTCAAACGGTCTTGTCACTACTACTGTCTACAGAAAACCCACCCACATTAACCAGTACATAGCctatgattcacaccaccctcagTCAGTAAAGCGTGCTACTGTTAAGTGTCTATATGACCGTGCCAAACGCCTCACAACGAAAGCGTCAGTTATCTCTGAGAAAAAGAGACACTTGTCATCTGTACTtatttctaatggttatccttctTCATTTGTACGAAAACTCGTAAAGACAGCGAGGGTAACAGCCAGCAAAGAACCCGCGCAGGAATTTGAATCTATTGCCGTTCTCCCTAACATAAATGGTGTATCAGAGGTTTTTCGCCGCTGCCTACAACATCAAGGCAACAAAAGGAGACGGTGTCGTTTACAAGATCCCATGCGAATGCGACAATGTGTATACCGGTGA